A window from Terriglobia bacterium encodes these proteins:
- a CDS encoding PilZ domain-containing protein — protein MGRRDRERVAAIVPVRIWGTNREGTPFSEHVCTVNISGTGARLGGVHIPLSSGDTVGLQYRNRQARFRVVWLVESGTSWGNEVGLECLQPEKNIWQTDLPQPALDSYQIPGANGHQYVRRRLRDRRSRTRFPVSGDVFVASARGSTGFAARLGDISLTGCYVETGNPLPAGRTLTLLLKIGNHEISAAGVVRVFYADMAMGIEFTHLNPADQSTLTKLIARLHAAETPLPLLDPMTRPRLNDQT, from the coding sequence ATGGGCCGTCGCGACCGCGAGCGTGTGGCAGCCATAGTGCCGGTTCGAATCTGGGGAACCAATCGCGAGGGGACCCCCTTCTCCGAGCACGTTTGCACCGTAAACATCAGTGGCACAGGCGCACGACTGGGGGGAGTTCATATCCCATTATCGAGCGGCGACACCGTCGGACTGCAATATCGCAACCGACAGGCTCGCTTCCGAGTTGTCTGGCTCGTGGAGAGCGGCACGTCCTGGGGCAATGAAGTGGGCCTTGAGTGCCTGCAGCCCGAGAAGAACATCTGGCAGACCGATCTACCGCAACCTGCACTGGACAGCTACCAAATTCCCGGCGCGAATGGCCACCAGTACGTACGCCGCCGCCTCAGAGACCGACGGTCGCGCACTCGGTTCCCGGTCTCTGGCGATGTCTTTGTTGCGAGCGCACGCGGCAGCACTGGCTTCGCGGCGAGACTGGGCGATATCAGTCTCACTGGTTGCTATGTGGAAACCGGTAATCCATTGCCAGCAGGCCGCACCCTGACGCTTTTGCTCAAGATCGGCAACCATGAAATCTCGGCCGCAGGCGTGGTTCGAGTCTTCTACGCGGACATGGCCATGGGCATTGAGTTCACTCATCTGAATCCAGCCGACCAAAGTACCCTCACTAAGCTGATCGCACGGCTGCACGCTGCCGAGACTCCGCTCCCGCTGCT